TGGCCATCGGACTGGGCATCAAGGCCGCCCACGCCGGACACCGGGTGCTGTTCGCAACCGCCACCGACTGGGTCACCCGACTCCAAGAAGCCCACGCCACCGGACGACTCGGCAACGAGCTGGCCCGGCTACGCCGCTACGGGCTGATCATCGTCGACGAGGTCGGCTACATCCCCTTCGAGCAAGACGCCGCGAACCTCTTCTTCCAGCTCGTGTCCTCACGCTACGAACACGCCTCACTGATCCTGACCAGCAACCTGCCCTTCGCCCGCTGGGGCGACGTATTCGGCGACCAAGTCGTCGCCGCGGCCATGATCGACCGCATCGTCCACCACGCCGACGTCCTCACGCTGAAGGGCAGCTCCTACCGACTCAAGGACACCGGCATCGCGACACTTCCCTCAGCACGAGCCGAGAACACGGCACAATGACCAACACCGAAGTGGCCTAACTTCCAAAGAGCAGAACCGGCCCAACATTCGGGGAGCGTCGACAGCCCAGATCAAGACGGCGAGCAGCGCGAGGCCCAGCAGTATCTCCATGTCAGCGATCGTGCCCGAGGGAGATGCCTCCGCGTGCCGAAATCAAAGCAATGACGCGGCAGGCCGCCTCGTGAGGAGCAGTCACGTCTTTGAGTACACGCGTCCCTGTCTCCTACAGGCGGCGGAAGGGCGCAGCATGATCCATGGCCGCACCGGCGCAAGCGAAACAGAACCCGTGTGAAACCCTCACGTGTGGCAACTATCGAACTAAAGGTGGCGGCGATCGCGGCCAGCGCGGCACTTGCAGGAAGCGTGATCGGTGGGCTTGTCTCGCTCACGACTACCAAGCAGGCACTGGACGATGCGGCGGAGACACGCGGGGAAGAGCGTCTTCAGTCGGCCTATTTGGGGTTCTTGACTGAGGCGACCGAGCTTGAGAATGAGTTCAGGTACCCGCCATACCCTTCAGCCAAGCATGGGACGGCGTCGAAGGAATTGCTGAGCCGTCTTGCTGTCGTTGAGGCGTTCGGCTCGGCCGAATCGCACTTACAAGCACGGGGGATGTACAACGCGCTCACCAGGGCACTGGAGACGCAGCCCCAAGATGCATCTGCTGCTGAGTGGCGGCAGTACGACACTAATGAGCGTCTGTTTCTCGTGGAGATGAGGCGAGGGCTCGACATCGAGGAACCATCTTTTGGCGACTAACTTCGCCGGACCTGCGCACTCAACCCCGGCGATAGGGCGCACCTCAGGGCTAAGTTGCTGGACCTTGGGTGTGCGAGACCGTTTCGTCATGAATCACCCATTCGGAGCCGTCGGGCTCTGACACTCCCGAGCGGCGGTACGGACCGTGGGTGCCCAGGAAGTCAGTCGCGATCTGAACTAGGTTGGCGGTTTCCCACGCGCTTCGGCCTCGGCCATGGTGGACAGCCTCGACGCGAGCGCTGTTTAGCTCACGCAACTGCGCGAAGGGAACCGCGAAGGCCAAACCTGAGACCTCGGCGATGTCGATAAGTGTGCCGAACATTGGCTTACGGCCAAGGCGCTGGACTTGAGGCTTCGGCAATTCGTCGGCACGTGATGTGACTTCCCTCGCTAGCAAGACCTCGACCGCCGTCGCAGCGTCAATGATCGCGCGGCGATTGGAGCCACGCGCGCGCAGCACGGGCGTCCCGGCTTAGCAACTCCTCCAGCGGGACCTCGCGCCCGTCACGTACCGCCGCCATGACCATTCGCCATTCTTGGGCCCGTACCGGCCGAATGCGCGAAGTGGTAATCGTCAACGCGAGACTCCCGTCGTGCGGCGGGGAGATGAAGTTCAACCCTGGCGCGACGGCCTCGGCGTCGTAAACGCGGTGTTGTGGGTCGAGGTCCTGGGCCGGTTAGCACCTCGACCCAAGTGCGAACCTGGTCGAACCAGGCGGCGATGACTTCGACGAGGCGATCGTCGAGGCCTGCCCAAGTCCTCGTTGGATGCTTTGCGGCCTCGACGCCGGTCACTACCACGCGTAGCAGAGCCGTTGCAGGTCGCAACGACTCGGGGATGAAGGCGCCGTATTCCTGCGTCCACACGACTAGCTCGCCGTCGCGGTCGCGCGCCGCGTCGGGTTGGTCGAGCGCCTCAAGCGCTGGGGCCGCGCCGACGGGCGGATGATCCACCGGCATCACGATGTCGAATCGGACCGTTTCGTACCCGCTCGGATACGTGGCTCCCAGCGTGGCGCGGGTGACCCAGATTGGTACGGGAAGGTCGTAGATCGCGATGACGTCCGTGCAGACAACATCGGCAGCCGGTCTGGCGGTTCCGGGCAAGCCGCGCTGCCTGGCATGCGCCGCCAGTGGTTCTTCGGCTCAACGGCGTGTCGCAGCTTCGCCTTCGATGGTGTCGTCAGTGGTTTGCGCGAAGATGTCATCCGACCGGGGATGGGAGAGTGGCTTGAGATACGACCTTCAGCGGCTGGGGCCGTTTGGCTTTCAGGACTGTGCCGCCGCACTTGCCATCAGGGTCCTCGGTGCGCACGTGCGCCCCATGGGACGAGGGCGCGACGGTGGCCGCGACATGCTCGCCAAAGGCGTGGTCGTCTGGACGGCCAACGACCAATACGGTTCCGAGTCGTGGGATGGCACCACGATGTTCCAGGTCAAGCACAAGGCGACGCTCGAGGGCCCCAAGAAGGACGCCGCATGGGTTCGGGAGCAGATCCGAACGGAGCTTGTCGAATGGTCAAGCCCCGACACCAAGCGCGGCGACGTGCCGAACTACTTGGTGTTCGTGACGAACGTTCCGCTGACCCCGACGCAGGACAAGGGCGGCTTCGACACTGTCGTTGCCGCCGTTCAGAGGTACCTGAATGGACTCAATGACTCGACCGCCGAAGACCACTTGAGCGGCCATGACAAGTTGGCGGCACGCAAGGAGCGCGAGGCCCGACGCGACCGTATGCGAAATCTCCGGGCATGGCGCATCTGGGACGGATACCAGATCGACGGTCTCCTTGACGCGCACGAGGGCGTGCGCCGCGCGTTTGACGGGTTCCTGACCGCTGGGGACGTGCTTGCCGACCTGACGCAACTTTCGACGCATCTGAAACAGGACGAGATCGGCGGTGCGCTACGAGACCATGCTCGATGGGCCTTGGTCAATGAGCGCAACGTCTACTTCGACGAAGCGGGGGGCGAAACCAAGGGCGTGCCGGTGGAGCAGGTCGCCGTTGACTTGCCGGTGCTAGTGGATGACGAGCCTTCCACGGAGCGCGTTATTCGGTACACGCTCGACCACGGCGACAGGATGCTAAAACCGACGATCACGACCCACGACAAGCCGCGGCACTTGGTCGTTGTGGGCGCTCCCGGCAACGGCAAGACCACCGTCAGCAAGTTTCTTGTGCACGCCTACCGGGCAGCGCTTGTCGCAGAATCTGACGATCTCGGCGACGAACACCAAGCGGCAGTAAACGGCACTAAGGGCGCGCTGACGTCGATGGGTCGAGCTTTGCCGGCAAGTCGACGGTGGCCGATTCGCGTCGACCTAGCGAAGTTCGCGATCGCACAAGCGGCAAACGAGGACTACACGCTTCTCCACTGGATCGCGAGTCACCTAACGCGGCAGGTCGCATCGAAGGACGTCCCGCGGTGGGCATTGTGGAAGTGGCTGCAAACGTGGCCCTCGTTCATCGTTCTTGACGGACTTGACGAGGTGACCGAGCCATCGGTCCGTAAGACCCTTGTTGCCGACGTTGAAGCCTTTGTCGCCGAAGCCGAATCGAAGGACGCCGACATGCTTGTCGTGGTCACTACTCGCCCGACCGGCTACGTGGACGACATGCCTTCGACCATGTTCTCGCGCGTGGATCTTGCAGACCTGACCATCGAGGATGCCCTCGCGTACGGACGACGGGTCGCGAGGGTGCGGATACCGAGCGACCGGACCCGCAGGGACGGCGTCGTGGAACTTCTACAAGACGCCTCAAAGGACGACGCCCTCCAGCATCTCCTGCGTACGCCGTTGCAAGTCCTAATTATGACCATCATCGCTGAGACCTCGCGGCAGTTCTCACCGAGTCGTTACGCACTTTTCTGGGGCTACTACAAGGTCGTCGAGCAACGAGAGCAAACCAAGGAGCTCGGCTACTCCGCCCTCCTCCGTGATTATGCGCAGGTAGTCCTGGACTTGCATCGGAGGGTCGGGCTGACTCTGCAGCAACAAGCAGAGACCGCAACCGGCGCTGACTCGGTGATGTCGCCCGAGGAACTGCGCGACACCGCCTGGCACGTGTTGAAGGCCTCCGGATACGACCCGTCGAACGCTGACAAGGGATTGCTCGACCGAATCATCGCCGCCGCGACGCACCGTCTGGTTCTCATCACGCCGCAAGCAGGCGGGGGCTTTGGCTACGAGGTGAGATCGCTGCAAGAAATGATGGCGGCGCTCGCATTGACGACCGGGACGCTCGAGGATGCCATCCCAAAGTTGCGTCGGATCGGTGCTTCGCCCCACTGGCGCAACACCTTCCTGTTCGCTGCAGGCCGCTACTTCTCGGAGCCGCAGCCCCACCAGAAGGAGGCCGTGACAAGCCTCGTCCTCACAATTGACGAGGACGCGCCTGAACGGCTCGGAGCGGTCGTGCCGGTCGGCCCCGCCCTGGCCCTCGAGATCGTGGACGACGGCATGGCGACAGAGCCGATCTATCTTCATCCACTCGTGACGCGCTCGCTCAAGCTGCTCGAAGCGCCCGAACCCCAAGACGGCCTCGTCATCGCCAGCCAGTTCGCGGGCGCCGTCGCCATGACTAGTGCCGTCTCCACCTTGATTGTTGACGGATTCCGCGCCGCCCTCGGTGGGACCTCCGTAGCTCGCAACACCGCCGCCTCTATTCAGCGTTGGTTCGGAGTGCTGAGGGACTTCAATCCGAGGTACAGCCGCCTGAACCCCGAAGCCGCGGCGCTAGACAGACTCAAGCGCAACCCGAAAGTGTCGCTTCCCCCCGAGCCGGTATCAGATTGGGCGGAGTTCCACGCCACGTTGAACGGGTACGCCGATGACGAGAATCGGGACGCGCTCAACGAGATTGCAGCGTGCGTTGAGAACATGGCGAACTCCGGGGCGCGACCCCAGACCACAGCTCAGCTGGCTGAACTGCTCTCGGATCCGAACGTCGCGTTCGTCTGTGAGGCGGCACTAGTCCATGTTGCCGACGCATGCCCGGCGTTGGTTGCGGGGCTACGCGACACGGTTATGCCGATCCTGTGGCGACGGCCGGTCGAACTCTGAGCTATTACCGCCACCAATGGCGGGACTCGGCCGCGCGTCATTTTGGGCGGAATGCCCTTCTAGCCAACGTCCCCGTCGACGTACATCCACCGCCCGGCCCGCCGGGCGAACCGGCTCCGCTCGTGCAGCTGACCGCCCTCGTAGCGCGCCACGAACTCCACGACCCCCTCGTCGTCCTCGGGGCCACCCGCGACGACGTCCAGGATCTCCAGGCCCGTCCACTCCGTCGGGTCGTCGAGGGTGACGCGGTCGGGCCGCGTCCGCGGGTGCCAGGTGGTGAAGAGGTAGTCGGGCTCGTTCATGACGAACGCGCTGTACCGCGAGCGCATCAGCTCCTCGGCGGTGGCAGGTCGCTCGGAGCCGCGGTGGAACCGCCCGCAACACGTGTCGTAGACCGCTCCGGATCCACAAGGACACTTCCGCACCAGCACGCTTCGAGGCTACCGTCCCCGAGATGAATCCGACCTGGCTCAGCGTCTTCCTCGACCTGCCCGCACCGGACTTCGAGCGCACGGTCGGGTTCTGGCGCGACGTCAGCGGCTACGGCCTCTCGCCGACCCGAGGCGAGGATGACGAGTTCGCCACGCTGGTCCCGCCGACCGGCGACGACCACCTGCGGGTGCAGCGGCTGGGGAGAGGGAGGCGCGCCCCCACCTCGACCCGAACCCGCGACCTGGCGCGACGACGAGGGAGGCGTCTGGCGCAGCATGGTCGACCAGATCTGCCTCGACGTCCCGGCCTCGACGTACGACGCCGAGTGCGACTTCTGGAGCAAGGTCCTGGGTCTCGCCTGGCGGCAGACGGAGACGCCGCAGGAGGAGTTTCGCTGGATCCCCCGGATCGGCGCGCTGCGAGTGCTGCTCCAACGGCTGGAGGAGCCGGACGGTCCGGCGCGCGCTCATCTCGACCTGGGCTGCGACGACCGTCAGGCGGAGGTGCGCCGGCACGTCGCACTCGGCGCCGAGATCGCCGAGGAGTACGAGGAGTGGACGCAGCTGCGCGACCCGGCGGGGTCGGCGTACTGCATCACCGACCACCACCCCGGGTAAGAGCCCGGCATGGCTGAAGACTTCTCCCAGTACGTCAACCAGATCGCCGAGCTCGCCGCGGAGCACGGCCTCGCCATCGGGGCAGCCGAGTCGTTGACCGGCGGCGCCATCACCTCCGCCCTCGCTCAGGGTGAGGGTGCGGCCGACTGGTGCCGAGGCGGCGTCGTCGCCTACATGCCGGCGGTGAAGTTCGACCTGCTCGGCGTCGAGCCCGGACCCCTGATCTCCGACGCGTGCGCCGCCCAGATGGCGGCCGGCGCCGCGAAGGCCCTCGAGGCCGACTTCGTCGTCTCCACCACCGGCGCCGGCGGCCCCGGCGAGGAGGAGGGGCACCCGGCGGGCACCGCGGTGATCGGGATGTGGGCGCGCGGCGAGCAGTCCACCGACTGGGTCAAGGCCGAGGGCGACCCGGCCGAGGTGGTCGAGAGCGTGCGCAACATGGCGCTCGAGCGGCTGCTGCAGGCGATCCGGGTCGCCGAGCAGAAGGCCTGATGCGGCGAAACCTGCACGTCACACGGGCGCCCTAGCGTGTGCGCGTGACCAGCACCCCGCCGCCACGATCGGGCGTCCCCGACGGCCTGATGGACGCCTTCTGGGCCTACGAGCGGGCGCTGATGGCCGACGACCTGGAGGCCCTCGACCGGCTCTTCGCTCCCGGCCCGGAGACGCTGCGCGGGGACGCGCACGGCCTGCTCGTCGGCCACGCGACGATCAGCGAGTTCCGCGGCGCCCGTGGCGGTGCCCCGGCCCGGCGGATCGTCGAGACCCACGTGCAGGTCGTCGACGACGACCACGCGCTGGTGGTCGCGGTCACCGAGCTCGCCCGCGGCGGGCGCGGCCAGCAGACCCAGCTGTGGACCCGGCTCGACTCCGGCTGGGCGGTCAGCGCCGCACACGTCGCCGTACCCCCGCCCGCCCTGGACACCCGGATCTGGCGGGTGGTCGGCGACCCACTGGTGCCCGCCACCGCGGCCGGTGCTCTGACGGGGACCAGCGTCGCGGTCAAGGACCTGTACGCCGTGGCCGGCCAACGCATCGGGGCCGGCAACCCGGCATGGCTCGCGGACGCACCCGTGCAGCCCGAGCACGCCTTCGTGGTGGAGCAGCTGCTGGCCGCTGGCGCCGACGTCCGCGGGATCGCGCGCACCGACGAGTTCGCCTGGTCGCTGGCCGGCACCAACGCCCACTACGGCGCCGCGCCCAACCCGAGGGCGCCGTACCGGATCCCCGGCGGCTCCTCGTCGGGCTCGGCGAGTGCGGTCTCGCTCGGCCACGCGTCGATCGGCCTGGGCACCGACACCGGCGGCTCGATCCGGGTGCCCGCCGCCTACCAAGGGCTGTACGGCCTGCGGACCACCCACGACCTGGTCTCCCGGGAGGGTCTGCTGCCCCTGGCGCCCTCCTTCGACACCGTCGGCTGGCTGACCCGGGACGCCGACCTGCTGCGGCGGGTGGGGGAGGTGCTGCTGCCCGCCCCGACCGACGCCAGTGGCGGCTCCGACGAGCTGGTCGTGGTGCCGCAGCTGCTCGCGCTCGCCACCCCGGAGGTCGCCGGCGCGGTGACCGCAGCCGTGCCCGAGGCCCGCCGGGAGAGCTGGGAGCTGCCCCTGGCCGAGTGGCACGACGCCTTCGGCACCCTCCAGGCGTGGGACGCCTGGCAGCAGCACGGCGCCTGGGTCGAGGGACGGCTCGACACGCTCGGCCCCGACGTGGCCGGGCGCTTCCGCACCGCCTCGACCGTGACCCGCGAGGCCGCCGACCGGGCGCAGGCCGTGGTGGCGGGCGCACGCGACCGGATCCGCGACCTGGTCGGCGACCGGGTGCTGGTGCTCCCGAGTGCCTCGTCGGTCGCCCCGCGGCTCGGCGCCCCCCTGGACGACGTACGCACCGCCACCCTGCGGCTCACCCTGCTGGCCGGGCTGGGTGGGCTGCCCGCCCTCAGCGTCCCCACCGAGACCGCCGACCGCCTGCCCTGCGGGGTCTGCTTCGTCGCCGCCCCCGGACGGGATCGGGACCTGCTCGACCTCGCCGTACGCCGCGAGACGAAGCCGCTCGAACCGTAACCTCGCTGAAACGCGCGTTCCCGCTCCGCTTTACATCGGCCACCTAGTTTCAGGCCGAGAGGAGGCGACGATGCGGATCGATGAGCTCAACGACCTGGACCCGGCGGAGGCCGGCGCCCTGCTGCGCACCTGCGCGGACGTCGACTCCTGGGTGCGCGCGCTGGTCGACGCACGCCCGTACGCCAGCGCCGCCGCCCTGCTCGACCAGGCCAGGACCCTGGCGGCCGGCTGGACCGGCGCCGAGGTAGAGGCCGCCCTGGCCGACCACCCGCGGATCGGGGACCGGCACCCGGGTGGCGCGAGCGCCGAGCTCTCCGCCCGCGAGCAGTCCGGGGTGGACCGCGAGGACGAGGAGCTGCAACGCCGGTTGCGCGCGGGCAACCGCGCCTACGAGGAGCGGTTCGGGCGGATCTTCCTGGTCCGGGCCGCGGGGCGCAGCGCCGCGGAGATCCTCGCGCTGCTGGAGGAACGGCTGGGCCACGACCCGGCCACCGAGCTCGAGGTGACCAGCGGTCAGCTCGCAGAGATCGCGCTGCTGCGCCTGGAAGGACTCCTGTCATGACGCGGGACCTCACCACCTGCTCCACCCACGTGCTGGACGCGGCGCTCGGGGTCCCGGCCGCCGGCCTCGGGGTCCGGCTCGCCGACGCCACGGGCGCCGTGCTCGCCGAGGCCGAGACCGACGACGACGGGCGGATCCGGTTCGACCCCGGGCTGGCGCCGGGGCCGCACACGCTGCGGTTCGAGACCGGGGCCTGGTTCGCGGCCGCCGACCGGGACCACTTCCACCCGCACGTCGAGGTGGCCTTCGAGGTCACCGGCGAGCAGCCGCACCTGCACGTGGCGCTGCTGCTGAGCCCGTTCGCGTACACCACCTACCGGGGGAGCTGAGATGGCGCTCGGAGACGCGGTCCTCGGACCGAACCAGTACGGCAAGGCCGAGTGCCGCCTCGTCCGGGTCGACCGGGACACCCCGGTGCACGAGGTCACCGACCTCAACGTGACCACCCAGCTGCGCGGCGACTTCGCCGCCTGCCACACCGAGGGCGACAACAGCCACGTGCTGGCCACCGACAGCCAGAAGAACACCGTCTACGGGTTCGCCCGCGAGCACGGGATCGCGGCGCCGGAGACCTTCCTGGCCACCCTGGCCCGGCACTTCGTCGGCGACTCCGCCTGGGTGGAGAGCACGCTGCTCTCCGCCGAGCAGTACGCCTGGGAGCGGATCCCCGTCGACGGCACCGGCCACGACCACGCGTTCCGGCGTACCGGTCGGGCCACCCGCACCGCCGTGGTGCAGGCCGACGGCGACGAGCTCTTCGTGCTTGCCGGTCTCACCGACTGCACGGTCGCCAAGACCACCGGGTCGGAGTTCTCCGGCTTCCCGCGTGACCGGTTCACCACGCTGCCCGAGACCAGCGACCGGATCCTCGCCACCAGCGTCACCGCCCGCTGGCGCTACCGGACCGAGGCGGCCGCCGCGATGGGCGCCGAGGAGTTCAACGCCACCTACGCCGCCATCGAGACGATCCTGCTGGAGACCTTCGCCCGGGTGCACTCACTGGCGCTGCAGCAGACCATCTTCGAGATGGGCAAGGCGGTGCTCGAGGCCTGCGAGGCGGTCGCCGAGATCCGGCTCTCCTGCCCCAACAAGCACCACTTCCTGGTCGACCTCGAGCCGTTCGGCCTGGACAACCCCGGCGAGGTCTTCTTCGCCGCCGACCGCCCGTACGGGCTGATCCAGGCCACCGTGCAGCGCGAGGGGGAGCCCGACGAGCCCCGGGCCTGGGCCGGCGTTCCGGGCTTCTGCTGATGGGCGACCTGCCGGCGGGCCCGGACGCCGTCCGCGGGCGGCGGGTGCTGGTCGGCGACGAGCTGGTCCCGGCCACCGTGCTGATCGACCGGGGCGTGGTCACCGGGATCGAGCCGTACGACCACCCGGTCGACGGCCTGGTGCTGGAGGCGCCGGAGCCGGCGTACGTGCTGCCCGGGGTGGTCGACACCCACGTGCACGTCAACGAGCCCGGCCGCACCGAGTGGGAGGGGTTCGAGACCGGCACCACCGCGGCGCTGCTCGGCGGCGTCACCACGCTCATCGACATGCCGCTCAACTCGGTCCCGCCGACCACGACGGTCGCCGGGCTCCGCGCCAAGCAGGCGGCGGCCCGCGACC
The window above is part of the Nocardioides campestrisoli genome. Proteins encoded here:
- the uraD gene encoding 2-oxo-4-hydroxy-4-carboxy-5-ureidoimidazoline decarboxylase, yielding MRIDELNDLDPAEAGALLRTCADVDSWVRALVDARPYASAAALLDQARTLAAGWTGAEVEAALADHPRIGDRHPGGASAELSAREQSGVDREDEELQRRLRAGNRAYEERFGRIFLVRAAGRSAAEILALLEERLGHDPATELEVTSGQLAEIALLRLEGLLS
- the pucL gene encoding factor-independent urate hydroxylase, translated to MALGDAVLGPNQYGKAECRLVRVDRDTPVHEVTDLNVTTQLRGDFAACHTEGDNSHVLATDSQKNTVYGFAREHGIAAPETFLATLARHFVGDSAWVESTLLSAEQYAWERIPVDGTGHDHAFRRTGRATRTAVVQADGDELFVLAGLTDCTVAKTTGSEFSGFPRDRFTTLPETSDRILATSVTARWRYRTEAAAAMGAEEFNATYAAIETILLETFARVHSLALQQTIFEMGKAVLEACEAVAEIRLSCPNKHHFLVDLEPFGLDNPGEVFFAADRPYGLIQATVQREGEPDEPRAWAGVPGFC
- a CDS encoding YchJ family protein; the protein is MLVRKCPCGSGAVYDTCCGRFHRGSERPATAEELMRSRYSAFVMNEPDYLFTTWHPRTRPDRVTLDDPTEWTGLEILDVVAGGPEDDEGVVEFVARYEGGQLHERSRFARRAGRWMYVDGDVG
- a CDS encoding NACHT domain-containing protein, translated to MRYDLQRLGPFGFQDCAAALAIRVLGAHVRPMGRGRDGGRDMLAKGVVVWTANDQYGSESWDGTTMFQVKHKATLEGPKKDAAWVREQIRTELVEWSSPDTKRGDVPNYLVFVTNVPLTPTQDKGGFDTVVAAVQRYLNGLNDSTAEDHLSGHDKLAARKEREARRDRMRNLRAWRIWDGYQIDGLLDAHEGVRRAFDGFLTAGDVLADLTQLSTHLKQDEIGGALRDHARWALVNERNVYFDEAGGETKGVPVEQVAVDLPVLVDDEPSTERVIRYTLDHGDRMLKPTITTHDKPRHLVVVGAPGNGKTTVSKFLVHAYRAALVAESDDLGDEHQAAVNGTKGALTSMGRALPASRRWPIRVDLAKFAIAQAANEDYTLLHWIASHLTRQVASKDVPRWALWKWLQTWPSFIVLDGLDEVTEPSVRKTLVADVEAFVAEAESKDADMLVVVTTRPTGYVDDMPSTMFSRVDLADLTIEDALAYGRRVARVRIPSDRTRRDGVVELLQDASKDDALQHLLRTPLQVLIMTIIAETSRQFSPSRYALFWGYYKVVEQREQTKELGYSALLRDYAQVVLDLHRRVGLTLQQQAETATGADSVMSPEELRDTAWHVLKASGYDPSNADKGLLDRIIAAATHRLVLITPQAGGGFGYEVRSLQEMMAALALTTGTLEDAIPKLRRIGASPHWRNTFLFAAGRYFSEPQPHQKEAVTSLVLTIDEDAPERLGAVVPVGPALALEIVDDGMATEPIYLHPLVTRSLKLLEAPEPQDGLVIASQFAGAVAMTSAVSTLIVDGFRAALGGTSVARNTAASIQRWFGVLRDFNPRYSRLNPEAAALDRLKRNPKVSLPPEPVSDWAEFHATLNGYADDENRDALNEIAACVENMANSGARPQTTAQLAELLSDPNVAFVCEAALVHVADACPALVAGLRDTVMPILWRRPVEL
- the istB gene encoding IS21-like element helper ATPase IstB, which translates into the protein MPTKKSSAAATSASVESVKQIEYLSRALKAPRIREAATRLADQAREASWTHEEYLAAVLSREVSARDAAGAEHRIRAAGFPGRKSLEDFNLEHQPALKRDVVAHLATATFIDAAQNLVLLGPPGTGKTHLAIGLGIKAAHAGHRVLFATATDWVTRLQEAHATGRLGNELARLRRYGLIIVDEVGYIPFEQDAANLFFQLVSSRYEHASLILTSNLPFARWGDVFGDQVVAAAMIDRIVHHADVLTLKGSSYRLKDTGIATLPSARAENTAQ
- a CDS encoding VOC family protein, with protein sequence MVDQICLDVPASTYDAECDFWSKVLGLAWRQTETPQEEFRWIPRIGALRVLLQRLEEPDGPARAHLDLGCDDRQAEVRRHVALGAEIAEEYEEWTQLRDPAGSAYCITDHHPG
- a CDS encoding AtzH-like domain-containing protein — its product is MTSTPPPRSGVPDGLMDAFWAYERALMADDLEALDRLFAPGPETLRGDAHGLLVGHATISEFRGARGGAPARRIVETHVQVVDDDHALVVAVTELARGGRGQQTQLWTRLDSGWAVSAAHVAVPPPALDTRIWRVVGDPLVPATAAGALTGTSVAVKDLYAVAGQRIGAGNPAWLADAPVQPEHAFVVEQLLAAGADVRGIARTDEFAWSLAGTNAHYGAAPNPRAPYRIPGGSSSGSASAVSLGHASIGLGTDTGGSIRVPAAYQGLYGLRTTHDLVSREGLLPLAPSFDTVGWLTRDADLLRRVGEVLLPAPTDASGGSDELVVVPQLLALATPEVAGAVTAAVPEARRESWELPLAEWHDAFGTLQAWDAWQQHGAWVEGRLDTLGPDVAGRFRTASTVTREAADRAQAVVAGARDRIRDLVGDRVLVLPSASSVAPRLGAPLDDVRTATLRLTLLAGLGGLPALSVPTETADRLPCGVCFVAAPGRDRDLLDLAVRRETKPLEP
- the uraH gene encoding hydroxyisourate hydrolase is translated as MTRDLTTCSTHVLDAALGVPAAGLGVRLADATGAVLAEAETDDDGRIRFDPGLAPGPHTLRFETGAWFAAADRDHFHPHVEVAFEVTGEQPHLHVALLLSPFAYTTYRGS
- a CDS encoding nicotinamide-nucleotide amidohydrolase family protein, with the protein product MAEDFSQYVNQIAELAAEHGLAIGAAESLTGGAITSALAQGEGAADWCRGGVVAYMPAVKFDLLGVEPGPLISDACAAQMAAGAAKALEADFVVSTTGAGGPGEEEGHPAGTAVIGMWARGEQSTDWVKAEGDPAEVVESVRNMALERLLQAIRVAEQKA